TGAACCGACGATGACATATGCCAACGGCGTACTCCCATGGGCCTTGTTTGGTGCATACCAGGTGCTGGGAGACGAACAGATACGCTCGATTGCCGAGACATCCCTCGCATTTTTAATTGAGCGGATGACACCCGGTGGCGTTGTACGGCCGATTGGCAATCGAGGCTGGGCCGGGCCCAATCACACGAGTGTCTGGGATCAGCAGCCGCTAGAAGTCATGAAATTGGCGTTGGCCTCTGCGAAGGCATTCGAAGTGACTGGCGAGGTTCATTACCAAGCGGTGCTTAAACAGTGTGTTGCTTGGTTCTACGGAGAGAATGATGCAGGTCAGCCGCTCGCGGACCCGGATGATGGAGGGTGCTGCGACGGAATTAACGAGGATGGGTTAAACCCAAATCAAGGGGCGGAGTCTACCCTTTCTTACCTACTGACGGAGGCCATTTATCATAACGCATTGGTAGAAGGAGGGCATTCTCATGGCAACCATGTCGATGACGCACAACTTGACGCTGCCAAAACACGTATTTCGCGAGTATGACATCCGTGGAGAGGCGTTTCGGGAGATTGACGAACATTTCGCCTATTTGCTGGGGCGTGCATTCGCGCGGCGTTTACTGCAGCGTGGGCGCCGTGAGGCGGTAGTGGGGCATGACAACCGCGCATCCTCGCCTGCGCTTCACCAGGCCGTCATCGCTGGATTGACGTCGCTTGACTGTCAGGTGAAAGACATTGGAGAAGTGACGACGCCAGCTTTCTACTACAGCTTGGAACATTTGCAGATTCCGGACGGCGTGATGGTGACGGCGAGCCATAATCCACCGTCCGAAAACGGATTTAAAATCGCCGTCGACAAGACCACCATTTACGGTGACGCGGTGCGGAGTCTGCACGCAGAGATGGTGGCTGAGTCCAGTATGGTGTCGGGAAAGATTCCTAGCGTCATGGAGCATTTGAGTGAGGAGATAGACATTAAGCCCGCTTATTTGCAGATGCTGGCGGATAAAATTCGGCTTGGAGACAGGCGCCTAAAGGTCGTTGTCGACTGTGGAAATGGTACAGCCTCGTCGTTTGCACCAGAGGCGTTGGCTCGCTTGGGGTGTGACGTAATCCCCCTATATTGTGAGTCGAACCCGGAATTCCCGAACCACCATCCAGATCCGGTTGACCCTAAGAACCTCGTCGACCTAGTGGCCGCAGTACGTGCGCATCAGGCGGACCTCGGCGTCGCTTTTGATGGCGATGGCGATAGGCTGGGCGTCGTTGACGAGACGGGCGAAATTCGCTGGGGAGACCAATTGATGATTTTGTATTGGCGCGAAATTCTGCCTAAGTATCCTGGTTGCGAAGCGTTGGTAGAAGTGAAGTGTTCACAATCGCTGATTGATGAGATTGAGCGATTAGGTGGCAAGCCGCGCTTTCACCGGACGGGACACTCACATATTAAAGCCACACTGCGGGCGACGAATGCACCGTTTACCGGGGAGATGTCCGGGCATCTGTTCTTTAATGACGAGTATTACGGATTTGACGACGCGCTCTACGCAGCTGGCAGGTTACTCCGAATCTTGTCGCAGGAGAAGCGGTCCTTGTCCGAACTCTTTGCAGACGTCACCTCGTATGTCGCGACACCGGAGACCAGAGTTGCCTGCAAAGAGGAAGACAAACCGTTGATGATTGAGGCAGTCACGAAGCATTTCGCCAAGCAGCATCCTGTCGTCACGGTCGATGGGGCGCGCGTTCAGTTTCCATCGGGCTGGGCGCTCGTACGCAGTTCGAACACGCAGCCTATTCTAGTGTTGCGCGCAGAGGCAAAGGATTCACAGACGCTCAGTCAAATCAAGCGCGAAGTGGAACAGGTACTGTCGGATTGCGGTTTGGAAGCATCCATTCCGTGGTGAGCAAGCGCACCGCACTACGGCAGCAAGTCCAGCCTATCGGCCGCAAAGCAATTTGTTGCATAAGGAAATCGATGGGACTGTAGAATGTAACGATGGATTGGAGGGACGTGGCCATGGCAAAAAAAGTCCTCATTATCACGGGAGACGCCGTGGAAGCACTGGAAGTCTATTATCCTTACTATCGGCTGTTGGAGGCGCAGGTCGATGCGGTCATCGCCGCACCGAAGAAAAAGACGCTGCATACAGTCGTACACGACTTCGTCGGTTGGGACACGTACACGGAGAAGCCTGCATATCAATTAGAGGCGCACACTTCGTTTGCCGATGTTCAACCGGAGCAGTTTGATGGGCTTATCATCCCGGGCGGTCGCGCGCCAGAATATATCCGGCTCGACGAACACATCCCACGGATTTTGACACATTTCTTCGAGGCGAAGAAGCCGATTGGCGCCATCTGCCACGCTGCGCAAGTCCTAGAAGTTGTTCGAGACCAACTGGAAGGCCGCAGTTTGACGGCGTATATCGCTTGCAAGCCGTCTGTCGAGGGAATGGGCGCGAAGTACGTCACGGAAACGCTGCATGTTGACGGTAACCTCGTCTCCGGTCACGCGTGGCCGGATTTGCCCGGATTTATGCGGGAGTTTTTAAAGCTGCTCGGAAGCTGAGTGCGTATCGGATGTACAGAGCGAATCGTTATGCTGCTTTGGCGTTGGGGACAATCCGCTTGCGGGATTGTCCCCTTTTGTGTGCAGGAGGTCATCCGTCACTCGCTTGTGGACAACTCTTCTTGAGCGTGTAAGCTCTCCCGCGCGATGCGTCTGGCGATGGTTGCGAACGAGGGTCGGATTTGTTACGACGATACCGACGCCGACAATGATCCACGCGATGACCATATAGGGAAAGTATCGCGTGGGTGCGGTTGGAATCGGATAGACGTTGGTGTAGAGGGTGTACACCAGTGCAATGGTGGCGAGAATGGGCACGATTAACACAGCTCCCCGCCAACTGCCGTTGCGAATGAAATAGATGATGGCGCCGACATTGGTCGCCAAATACGCCAGCAAAAGGGATAGAACGCCGATGCTCCCGAGCCAACCAAACACGCTTGCGCCGGGCTGATGTGCAAGGGCAACGACTTCCAGTAAGCCAATGGCCATGACGACCGTCAACGCCACATGCGGTGTCCGGTATTTCCGATGAATTGTCCCAAGGCCTCGATGTATGAACCCGTCGCGTCCCATGGCGAATAATAAGCGTGATCCCGTGGTGGCTGTACCGAGTGCACTGGAGAACGCCGACAGTGCTGCGCCAAACATGATGGCGGCAGCGAACCCGGACGACATGTATGTGTTCGCCAAGTCGCCTAGTGGTGCACTGGATACAGAGAACGCATGCACGCCTGCGGGGGTCAATCCGAAGCCAACGGATTGCACGTAACTGACCAGCAAATAGAATACGCCCGTGATGATCACGGCGGATGCGATAGAAATCGGGATGGCCCGGCGGGGATTCGCCGTTTCTTCACCCAAGCTGGATGCCCCTTCGAACCCTGCGAACGAAAGGAAGGCGAAGACGGCTGCGAGCCCAATCGTCCCTAGGTGATTCCCTGCTAGCGTGAATGGTAGCGCGGATAGATGATGGGCTGCGCCGCCTCGGCGCAGAATGACCACGCTGAGAATCAGAATCAGGAGAATGGAGATGCCTTCAAACAGGAGCATGACGCGGGCGCCAATGCGAACGTCGAAGAGCGCGAGCAGCCAAATCAGCACAATACTCACGAGTGCGATGGGCAACCACCCGACAGTGAGGCCAACAAATGCCAGAAAACTTTGCATGAAGGCACCGATTTCCGCTGCGGAGGCACCCGTGAAGACGAGATAGGTGAGCAAGAGCGACCATCCGGAGAGAAAACCCATCCGCGGACCCAGGGAGACTGTGGTGAATGCGTAGACAGAACCGCTACTAGAAAACTGGCGATTAAACTTGATAAATGCATAGGAGACGAGGCCAATCGTAATCATGGCTACGAGAAACGTCAGGGGGACGCTCACTCCCGACACGCCCGCGACGAGTGCACCATTTAGCGCCATTGCCGCGGTCGGCGCCATAATGGCGACAGAGACGCCAATGGCTTCAGGGTAGGAAAGCCCATTTTTTCGCAGTTGTTCTTGCATCTTAACACCTCGCCACGACATTGTGTTCAGATAATACACAACACTCGGTTAGTTAGCAATATAGCGGTATGGCTTGAGGTATCCGTATTGGAAGATAAATATCAACAGATATATCCACATATTGAGTTGGTCGGGTCATGTTACAATATGGGTTGAATACATGACCGGATAGTGGGGAGTGCGGGTGTGACTGTTGTGATCGATGAGGCGGAACTGGAGCAGTTTGGCTACCAACTGTTGAAAGCTATGCCAGAACACATATTGAATCGCGGTTTGAGCTACTATCACGAAGGCCGGGTGGTGTTCGTCGAGATGGTGGGACGGACGCTGGTTGCCGACGTGACAGGAAGCGAATTTTACGATGTGGCGCTGGATTTGGACTGGGTGCACATGCGCAGTCGCTGTTCATGTCCATATGAAGATATCTGCAAGCACATGGCGGCTGTGTTTTTTGAGGTCTACGCGATGTATCAAAGTCCAGAGGTGTTTGTTGCGAAACTCTTGGCAAGTCGGGCAGGCGAGCAGGGCGGTGTGCCGACACTGAATACCACTTCACCCGTGGCGCCAGAGCCTGAAGTCCTCGCAAAACTGCAGGAGGATGACGATTTTGACACTTGGCTGAACGCGTTGCGGCACGGGATTGGATACGCGGACGAGAAGACGATTTACCACCAGGCTTTGTCGCTGGATAACCGCGTTGAACGCGCCAAGGAAGTGTGTGCTACTTGGTCTGACGATGCAAGGGTGCGTTTCGAACTGCTTTTGTATCTGTACGCCATGCAAACGGCGGGGACGTTACTAGGGGCAAGTTTGTCGGACAACTATTACGTGCGCACGCTTGAGATGATATTGCGCCGGTATGGGGGCCTCATCTCCTCGTTGCTCGACACGACTAGGGCGTCAAGCGCCGCTGCCGATGCAGCGTGGAACGCACGCTTGATTCAATTTCTTCGGGAGGGGTTAGTTCAGCAGACAACCCCAGACGTGCAGATTTTACAAGCTGCCTGTTTCGTCTACGAATACTGGCTGGGAGAAGTGCCGTCGCTGTCCGAGGAAATCGCTTGGTGGGAAGATGTCCAGGCTGATAACCTTCAAAATCGGCAAGAAACTGTGCGACTGATGTTGTCCTATTTTTATACGAAGGCTGGTGACGATGCGAAAGCATGGTCGTTGCTGGATGGCCTGGACGCGGAATTTAGGGCGGCGTTTTATTTCATCAACCTCGACGTGTTGGTGCGGCAGAGCGCTTGGGCGAGAGCACATGTATGGTTAAAACATATCTCTTTGGACGACGCGAAGCTGCGTCAATGGTATGCGTGGAGGCTCAGCGAAAACTGGGTCGTCGTTGCGCAACATCACGGGGATGCGCGGTCGGACTGTGAGGCGTTTCTGACTGAAAATGAGCCTCTTTCCCATTCGTATCTCGCGCGGTTTTATATCATGACGGAGCAGTATCGTGCATGGGTGGACTATTGTTTGTTCAATGGGCGCATGCCAAATGAGATTGAACGCGAAGCGTTGCGCCATGTCGAGAAGGCTGCACCGGAGTATCTGTTACCACTGTATCACCAAGCTGTGGAGCGTTGTATTCGATTGAAGAACCGGGCGGCATATAAGGTTGCAGTTCGCCATCTCAAGAAGCTGTCGACACTGTACAAGAAACTGAAACGACAGGACGATTGGGTTCGTTTTCTCAATCAGTTCACCAGTCGATACACGCGTCTCCGGGCATTGCAAGACGAGATGCGCAAACGGGGGGTCATTACGTGACGGTGAGGGATGAAACAGTGATTATCGTCTCGGCGAAATGGCTGCCAACACGCGGATTTTTGGTCTACGGAGAGACGGAGTATGGCGAAGCGGTTGATGCAGAGGATTTGGCGCTTCAGTTGTTTCAGTGGGATCCCGACAGTTACTACGGGACCCTGTGCGAATTCACCGAGTGGAAAGGGCTACGGGGCATCTATTTGTCGCCGCTTGCGGCGATTCGCTTCTTCGCTCGCTCAGGGACGGCGAATGCCCGGGCACAGCTTGATTACCGCCCGGATTACGCCACGTTGCAGCGGGTGGCAGCGCAGTTGCTGGAGGCCTTGCGCGAAGGCTGGTTTGCGCCAGACTACCAGACGTGGTTGCGTGGAGAGTTTCGTTGGCGTCTTCGCATGCCCAACGAGTTGGATGAACCATCGCGAATCGCGCTTGACTATCTGGATACTTGGGTGCATCAGGCGATTGTCGAGCATATTGAGACAAATTCGGATTTGCAAGATGCGTTTCATCAGTTGCTTCAAGAATATCCCAACCTGGAACCTGCAGCCGGCATTGCTGCACAGGAATCCCTTGCTACCATCGCGTCGGATAGCCTTGCATCGGAACTCCACTTGGCGGACTTGTATGTCGACGAGTCCGATTGGTTGACTGCAATTGGTTGGATGCAAGACCAAACGCCATTTCGAGTCGGTCTGCAGTTGGTCGAACCTGCACAGGACGAGGCGGAGATTTGGATACTGCAGGTTGTTGTACAGGACAAAGCTCAGGTGGACCATGTGGTTCCTGTCGCCGACGACGGAGTTTCCAGCTTGCCGCCCGCGTGGTTGCCGTTTCGCGATAAGATTGATGCGCAGATGAATCGTATCCGGCGACTGGTTTCCTACTTCGGTGCGGCCGACGATGCGCAGACTTTGCGCGTCGAACTCGACGGAAATCTGGCGTTTACGTTTCTCAGCGAGACCAGTCAGGTGCTGAGTGCCGCAGGTGTTCCGCTGTTCGTCCCGGCGTGGTGGGCAAAGGTGCAACGGGCAGCGCCGCGGCTGAAGGCCAGTGTCCGGTCGACGGTCGGCTCGCCACAGCAATCCTTGTTCGGGCTAAATCAGACGATTGCGTTCGATTGGCGTTACGCTCTCGGCGAAATCGACGTTTCCGATGCGGAGTTTGCCGAGCTTTTGGCGCAGAAACAGCGACTCGTTCGGTTTCGCGGGCACTGGATACAGATTGATCCCGATTTTTATCGCCGGGCGCAGCGGCTGAAAGAACACGTGGCGCGGCGCAATGGTTTGAGTTTGCGGGACGTTATCGAGATGCATCTCATGTCCGAATCGCCTGCTTCGGGAGATTCGTCCACTGCAGATGATGACCGGGATGAAGCGGTGCTCAAAGGGTTCGAAGTGGAACTGAACCAGCATTTGTACGAAATGATGCGCACACTGGAGCAGCAGGTGGAAATCCCAGTGTACGATGTGCCGAAGACGTTTCGAGGTGCACTGCGGCCGTATCAAAAGCAGGGGTTCTCGTGGCTCCTCTGGCTGCGCAAATACGGTTTTGGCGCTTGTCTCGCAGACGATATGGGACTTGGCAAGACGGTACAATATATCGCCTACTTGCTTGCGATTCGGGAAGCCGCAGCTGACGCGCGCGAACAGTCAGCATCTGCACAAACGTTGATGCCACACGGGGCGTCGCTGCTCATTTGCCCAACGTCGGTGTTGGGGAACTGGCAGAAGGAACTCGAGCGATTTGGTCCAGACGATTTGCGGATATATATCCACTATGGCCCCAGTCGTTTGCACGGTGAGGCGTTTGAATCGAAGGTGAAGACCAGTGATATCGTCATCACCACTTATACGCTGGCCAACTTGGACGAGCAAGACCTCACACAAGTCGAGTGGAATTCCATTTGCCTTGACGAGGCGCAGAATATCAAAAATGCCCATACGAAGCAGTCA
Above is a genomic segment from Alicyclobacillus acidoterrestris containing:
- a CDS encoding DJ-1/PfpI family protein; amino-acid sequence: MAKKVLIITGDAVEALEVYYPYYRLLEAQVDAVIAAPKKKTLHTVVHDFVGWDTYTEKPAYQLEAHTSFADVQPEQFDGLIIPGGRAPEYIRLDEHIPRILTHFFEAKKPIGAICHAAQVLEVVRDQLEGRSLTAYIACKPSVEGMGAKYVTETLHVDGNLVSGHAWPDLPGFMREFLKLLGS
- a CDS encoding phosphomannomutase/phosphoglucomutase, which codes for MATMSMTHNLTLPKHVFREYDIRGEAFREIDEHFAYLLGRAFARRLLQRGRREAVVGHDNRASSPALHQAVIAGLTSLDCQVKDIGEVTTPAFYYSLEHLQIPDGVMVTASHNPPSENGFKIAVDKTTIYGDAVRSLHAEMVAESSMVSGKIPSVMEHLSEEIDIKPAYLQMLADKIRLGDRRLKVVVDCGNGTASSFAPEALARLGCDVIPLYCESNPEFPNHHPDPVDPKNLVDLVAAVRAHQADLGVAFDGDGDRLGVVDETGEIRWGDQLMILYWREILPKYPGCEALVEVKCSQSLIDEIERLGGKPRFHRTGHSHIKATLRATNAPFTGEMSGHLFFNDEYYGFDDALYAAGRLLRILSQEKRSLSELFADVTSYVATPETRVACKEEDKPLMIEAVTKHFAKQHPVVTVDGARVQFPSGWALVRSSNTQPILVLRAEAKDSQTLSQIKREVEQVLSDCGLEASIPW
- a CDS encoding SWIM zinc finger family protein, producing MTVVIDEAELEQFGYQLLKAMPEHILNRGLSYYHEGRVVFVEMVGRTLVADVTGSEFYDVALDLDWVHMRSRCSCPYEDICKHMAAVFFEVYAMYQSPEVFVAKLLASRAGEQGGVPTLNTTSPVAPEPEVLAKLQEDDDFDTWLNALRHGIGYADEKTIYHQALSLDNRVERAKEVCATWSDDARVRFELLLYLYAMQTAGTLLGASLSDNYYVRTLEMILRRYGGLISSLLDTTRASSAAADAAWNARLIQFLREGLVQQTTPDVQILQAACFVYEYWLGEVPSLSEEIAWWEDVQADNLQNRQETVRLMLSYFYTKAGDDAKAWSLLDGLDAEFRAAFYFINLDVLVRQSAWARAHVWLKHISLDDAKLRQWYAWRLSENWVVVAQHHGDARSDCEAFLTENEPLSHSYLARFYIMTEQYRAWVDYCLFNGRMPNEIEREALRHVEKAAPEYLLPLYHQAVERCIRLKNRAAYKVAVRHLKKLSTLYKKLKRQDDWVRFLNQFTSRYTRLRALQDEMRKRGVIT
- a CDS encoding APC family permease → MQEQLRKNGLSYPEAIGVSVAIMAPTAAMALNGALVAGVSGVSVPLTFLVAMITIGLVSYAFIKFNRQFSSSGSVYAFTTVSLGPRMGFLSGWSLLLTYLVFTGASAAEIGAFMQSFLAFVGLTVGWLPIALVSIVLIWLLALFDVRIGARVMLLFEGISILLILILSVVILRRGGAAHHLSALPFTLAGNHLGTIGLAAVFAFLSFAGFEGASSLGEETANPRRAIPISIASAVIITGVFYLLVSYVQSVGFGLTPAGVHAFSVSSAPLGDLANTYMSSGFAAAIMFGAALSAFSSALGTATTGSRLLFAMGRDGFIHRGLGTIHRKYRTPHVALTVVMAIGLLEVVALAHQPGASVFGWLGSIGVLSLLLAYLATNVGAIIYFIRNGSWRGAVLIVPILATIALVYTLYTNVYPIPTAPTRYFPYMVIAWIIVGVGIVVTNPTLVRNHRQTHRAGELTRSRRVVHKRVTDDLLHTKGDNPASGLSPTPKQHNDSLCTSDTHSASEQL
- a CDS encoding DEAD/DEAH box helicase, yielding MTVRDETVIIVSAKWLPTRGFLVYGETEYGEAVDAEDLALQLFQWDPDSYYGTLCEFTEWKGLRGIYLSPLAAIRFFARSGTANARAQLDYRPDYATLQRVAAQLLEALREGWFAPDYQTWLRGEFRWRLRMPNELDEPSRIALDYLDTWVHQAIVEHIETNSDLQDAFHQLLQEYPNLEPAAGIAAQESLATIASDSLASELHLADLYVDESDWLTAIGWMQDQTPFRVGLQLVEPAQDEAEIWILQVVVQDKAQVDHVVPVADDGVSSLPPAWLPFRDKIDAQMNRIRRLVSYFGAADDAQTLRVELDGNLAFTFLSETSQVLSAAGVPLFVPAWWAKVQRAAPRLKASVRSTVGSPQQSLFGLNQTIAFDWRYALGEIDVSDAEFAELLAQKQRLVRFRGHWIQIDPDFYRRAQRLKEHVARRNGLSLRDVIEMHLMSESPASGDSSTADDDRDEAVLKGFEVELNQHLYEMMRTLEQQVEIPVYDVPKTFRGALRPYQKQGFSWLLWLRKYGFGACLADDMGLGKTVQYIAYLLAIREAAADAREQSASAQTLMPHGASLLICPTSVLGNWQKELERFGPDDLRIYIHYGPSRLHGEAFESKVKTSDIVITTYTLANLDEQDLTQVEWNSICLDEAQNIKNAHTKQSQAIRRLRASHRIAMTGTPMENRLTELWSIFDFINPGYLGSLRKFSERFVQPIERTRDAELIRRVQRMVRPFLLRRVKTDPRIELDLPDKVEAKVYVPLTAEQAALYESVLQDMLEKLDTLMPMERRGVILATLTRLKQICDHPSLVLKDGGEGRAFMARSAKVERLVEMVSELRAEGDQCLVFTQFVEAGTLLQRALEEVLEEPVLFLHGGVQKAKRDEMISAFQSGDDGVGRPGVFVLSLKAGGVGLNLTAANHVFHFDRWWNPAIENQATDRAFRIGQTKRVQVHKFVALGTLEERIDEMIERKLALSEDVVGLGEQWITELSSTELRDLFALRREWVTD